From Dermacentor albipictus isolate Rhodes 1998 colony chromosome 8, USDA_Dalb.pri_finalv2, whole genome shotgun sequence:
AACGCACCTGCTGTCGCTCTCCGTCGCGAGCTCCTTGCGTCCCCCGAAGCGGATCTGGCACTGGAATCAAGCACCGCAAAACGATTGGTCAAGCGCATCCATTCGATTGCCAGAAGAAACGAACGCTACGCGATCGATGTGGGCAAAGTGCCTATTGCGAAGGTTCGTTTCAATGCGAACGCTCGAACAAACTACAGGTGTTGAACATTACGTCGTACGAGCTCCAGGAGAAAGTCTCGCATCGGAGGACCACACGCACCGGTAAGCACATAAACGACAGAAGCGGGGAAAATTCCGCGACCGAGTCAACAAACTCGGGAGTGGTATAGTTGACTACTCCCCAGCGTATTAATGAATGGGCCAGCATTGCAAGGCAAGCACAACGCCGGGGCAGAGAGGGGAGTCCGAAACGCGCGGGTCACCTGTTTAACGGCATCCAGCAAACGGGAGAGCAGGATCTGTCGATCCGACGGACTGGTATCCTCTGAAACAAAAGGAGGCAGGATGCAAGGAAACGTTAAAGCAGTGCGGAATAACACCGAACAAAGAAACGAGAGATCGCATGTCGGAATTGACAGCTAGCGAACGGTACGCGCGAAGTCTGACAAGCACATCCGCTTTAAAAACGGCGAAACGAAACCATGCACTTGCCTGACGcagctttgtttgtttgttgtttcttCATGTGCGTGAGAGAAAAACGAGACGAAGATATAACCGACTGCGTAGCGGAGAAACGTATCAAGTCTTGCAAAAAATGCGCGATGAATTGAAGGGTACCACAGGCGCGATGCTGTACGGAGACGAACAATGCAATGCGAAACACTCCCGATCCGCGAGGTATCGCACCTGCAACCGCGTCCGGAGTTGCATCGGGTTACAAGATTCACGCTGCGGTCTCAAGCAAAAAAGCACAGCAGAGATCTCACCGCTCATTGTCGACGAGACCGAGCAGCGGTGGCTGGCGGCGTTGTTTCACCGTGTGTTTCGCTCCGTTAGCAGCGCGGCTTCACCATAGACGGCTTCACGCACACATGGTGCTCTTCGCTACGTGGAGCCGCAGCGCCGCGCACGCGGGAGCCGGCGATGATCTCGCCGATAAGGCGCACTGCAAGATTACGCCTCTGTCCGTGAGTCCATCGCGGGCACGAGGGATGATGACCACAGAGAGAGAAATTTCGCATACACCCCTCGATCACGGCCGCTTCCCACATCACCCCACACACGGCGAGAGCGGAGAGAGAGATCGCGACGCTAGTGATTGCAGCGCTCTTTGCGGCTTCAGAAGCTAACCAAGCGAACCTGGAATCGACAAAATCAATGAACCCGCCGCTGGCTGTGGTAGACGCAGCCGCTTTCATTGCGCTACACCTGAATAATCAATTGTCGGGTCTTGTTGACTCTGCTCCCTCCCGTACGTTCTTACTAATTTGACACATAGCTACGCTCTCCCGTATCGATCTGTTCACGAGTTACGGATTCGAGATAGGAACGGTACCTTTCTCCGGGAACGGTACTGAGGCGCGGCTGCGGTTGATCTTCCTGAAAAACACCTACGTTTTTTTACCAGCCCACGTTTTTCAAATGAGCAACAAAGACAGTACTtcttattttttaatatttttgttGTGCAGGTAGTTAATTGCGTCTGTAGCTGAtcggattatttatttatttgaagtaccttacaggcccgtaGGGCATTGtgtaaaggggggagggggggtcgaaAAATCCCAACAGTGCATACACaaccagaagaaaaaaagtacaTTACATGGTAAATAAAATTTGTGCACATAATAGCAGTAAAGAAGAGGGGATCGACTAAGCAATgcagaaataatgagaagaaatACGGTACATAGTTTAGTGCACGATAACATAATTATTTATGATGGAGCATGCTAATCCAGCATGTTTCAGCGGCATCAACTGCTTCTTGGCGTTCTAAAATGATTGTTGCAATTACCACATATCCGCTGTGCCAAACCTTTACAGCGGCTCAGATCCGGGGTTTCGTAGCGTCTGTGTGCAGAAACTattatgtgggccgatcctggtgacagTGCAGAAAGAGTCCAAGCTCAGGTGTATGAGCCCACAGGGCACATAtccctgtgggctcggggactGTATACCCTTGTCACGTATACACCTATAgctgggacccaaagaggtcccaggcgtaagggtaagaacagatgttCTTGAAAAAATGATTCgtacaactttttcaaaaaggactgTAAAAAAATTCTCGGCCCTAACGCGGTaacgctctcgtgccactgcatgctcgcgcgttcgtcgatCGTCCTCATCCACAGCTGCAGCTCTGTTGTGCAAAAAACGATCATCAGCAGGAATCGCTCGACCGTCGTAGTCTTCTTCTACGTACAGCTGACTCCGTTGCCGCTAGTCATCTCAACGAACGTAGaattcacttctgtcgtcgtaatggggaggcaaTTTGCTTAAGGAGGTGTGAGCCCTTTGTTGTCTTACGTAATGGACACATTTAATTGCAGAGGTGgtacgcgaatgtgtgtgcggGCCTATATCGTCACGGTGACAACAGATCAGgtcaataaatatgttcgtacctttgttcataattctgtgtcacctctgtgtcgcgcgctgaacagcttcgctgtggtcatccaccttcacagagaaTGGCTTGGGAATTTTTTCGTTGTTGGTTGTATCCCTTTCTGAACcatgccttttttcttctttactgaaTACAAATATATTCTTGCCATCCAGTTTCTTCGCCGCGATTTTTGCTAGTTTCCGTGAATTGCGAATAGGGTTGTTCACTTTAAAGGTCCACGGCGTTTCACGGCGTGACGACTAACGTGGACCTCTTGTATTTGTTGAAGCTTGTTTGATTAGATAATTTAGTTACAAAAGTGGTGTTCGAGCTTTGAGGCGCGACCGCTAGGCTATGGTAGCTACTGACGGGGCGTTGCCCACCAGCGATGAGCATAAACAACAATATGTCGGACAGTGAAACTatagcgaaaccgaaactggtttCAAGTTGTACAAAAAATCTAAGCCTAGCCTAGCTAGGCGAAGTTGGAAAAGTAGGCAGGGGGCGCGGATGTATTTCCGTTTCTTTCCTGCTCTTGCTCGGTGAGTTGCGTGGTGGTGTGCTCTTTACTCGTACTCGAAATCTAAGTTAATCGGCTAATTTCATTGATAGTACTGGTCATAGAATAGCGTAATATGAAGCACGATCTACCTTTACTGTAACTTAAAGCATGAGTAAATGACATTTTCGCTTTTTTTCGTGTCTTAGGCACTTCAGCCAGCAAGATGGGTCGCCGACCCGCAAGATGGTAAGTAGTACTCGTCACGATGTATGAACAAACTTTTCATTTGTGTGCGATCTTGCGTATCACTAACCGCAACTGTCGCTGGCATTCTCTCACATACATTTTTTTGTGACAGTTATCGCTACTGCAAGAACAAGCCGTACCCCAAGTCGCGGTTCTGTCGTGGTGTCCCCGGTGAGTATCCCGGCACTAGGCTTAGCTGtcattgaaattgcaagtttccGCTTATATTCTTTACTAATGGGAACACTGTACGCTGCAGATAACTTCTTAAGATACTTGCCGAGTAGATATGTAGCACTTTGCTCAAACCAGTATTACGTTAACTCGCTGGCAGCGTTGTGGTGGCGTCCGCGTGGATGTGTGGTATTGATGGCCAGAAACATATTCGTAGGCCTGGTAATCCTGACGAGCGCGAGATTTGTCTACTACTGTTATCAAGCTTCCTTTTACCGCGTGAGTCGAACCGCCGTCGTCCTTGTTttattcacccccccccccccccccccgcattttCATGGCAGAGCAAGCGATTTCAGCAGTGGGCAGCTCGAGCTCGCCAAATGACGAAATTTAAAATGCTGTGCTGACTTATGCTAATTACTGTCGTAGCGGAGTGATCAGCTGGATGGCTGCATTGTAACAGTGGTGGTCGAAGCAAAGATATCTGCTGCTGACGGGGTGCAGGAAAGATGTTACGCACTCGACCTGAAGTTTGTCTTACGGCAAACGAATGTGGCGCTTATCTTCAATGACCACTGGTTCTTACTTCCAAGTTGTAGTACTAGTTTTTAGTTTGCAATCCATAGAGCTGTGCAGACATGCAATGTTGCATGTGCGTCCATTCGTCGGTCTGGAGTGCACGAGTGGTCTAATTCAAAGAAAGGGGAATTTTTATTGTTTGACTTAAGTGATTCTGCTTGTGAACCGTGAGTGCAGGTGTAGCATATATTCAGCCTGGCTCCATGAGCCAGTCTCTTGGTGCGTTAGTCTGTCTTTCCAGAAAGTACGGCCTGTACCAGGGTGTTCGACGCATCAGTTTAGCTGTTGCTATTTAGGCAATCAGTGTCGTGTGACAGTGGCACACATTGACTTGCACCTTTAAGTACATCGTATTCTACTACAAACTGCAGTTTCATACTGAGGGTATAGGTGCAAAATAGGTAATCTCTAGTTTTTCAACCATCTTTGTGGCTTCTCATATTAAGCTCGTTTGACATTGAAAATTCGTTTGGCATTAATTGGCCTTTATTTTTATGGACATGTGCAGTGTGGCAATAATTAGGCCTTATTTCTACCAATGGCTTCAGAATGTTTCGGGCTTCCCCACACATCTAATGTGCCCTAATCATAGCCAAAATGAGCATCTTTCTGCTAGTAGCAGTGTTAAATATCTGGGACATATTTTGGAAGTATGGGCAACACAGGACAGCGGTAATGGCACCAGTCCGCATGCTGCCACCATAAAGGAATGCACCAAAAGAGAGAAATGGTTTTACCTGCACAAGTAGATcacccttctacaataccaaaagcACTACTGTTGCGAGAAGGTTTTGTAAGTTGGAAAAGGGGCAAAAAGAATAAACAGGTGATGACGCCACTTCGAACTTCTGGTACCAGTTGGCTGTGACGTAAAGGATATTGACGGCAACTTCCGGGCTCTAGTTGTTCCATTTCTAAAAatagactacattgtgttctaaatgaGCCAGGTAtaaaacatggcaagtttcgtgAACTATTACTGAGTCTATCCATATTTAGAGTGTTTCTGAACTACTTTTGTAGGAGTTGGAAACTGTATTTGATTTTAAAATAGACCATTTCAAAAACACTTTGAAGCAAAAggtacttcaatgtgttcagcagaagtggagttattggcattGAAAGATAGCTTATGATCCCTGCCGTGCACGAGTGGATAAAATTTGTCACAGGCGTTCACAGCTTCGTATGCTCTTTGCAGTGCGTGGCATTTCACCAAGCCcggggggtggttcaggacccctttaagcaGTCTAAGCTGGTCTGGTGTTTTGTGTTAGTGTCACTTTAATTAAGATTCTATCCCTGCGTCTGCCATCTTGGTTAGGGGCGACAAGGGGTGCGGGAATGTCTAGCATTAAGTGCCTCAAGAGGAGCACAAACTTTATCTTCGATGTAACACAATGTGACCCTATCCTAATGTACAGTTAGCGGCATTTCATATTCCACATTGCTTGAATTGTTCTGCAAGCTTTCCAAATGCTGATAGTAGGCCATGCCTACACTAACCACTTCCCAGTTAGGCAGGCCTATGATGTGTGTCCCTGGAAATCCGTGATACAGCTCTGTTGCTAAAAGGTTTGCAAGTAAAAGATTTTTTGCATTAGCTTTCATAGGATTGTGCAGAAACGTGCCATCTTATTGACAGTGGCAATAAGGGTGGGCAGTTGCCAGCAACGTATACCGTTTTGTACGCTCATTTAATATGCTGGCAATTTttgagattttcttccttgaaaTGTGCTTTAGAATTGGGTAAGAACAGTATTTCAAGGGAGTCTGCCCTACTTCTAGCCACGCCTGGAGAAAGGAGCTGTGTGGCGTCACAACTGTCATGGTGGTGGGACCTAATGGGTTTCTCGAGTGTAAAAATGGTCCCGTGCCGTGGGACTGAAGTCTTTCTGCACTCGTTTTTTCGCTCGCCGCAGACCCGAAGATCCGCATCTTTGACTTGGGCCGCAAGAAGGCGCGGGTGGACGAGTTCCCGCTCTGCATCCACCTCATCTCGAAGGAGTTCGAGCAGATCTCGTCCGAAGCGCTGGAGGCCGGCCGCATCTGCGCCAACAAGTACCTCGTCAAGACCTGCGGCAAGGACGCTTTCCACCTCCGGATGAGACTCCACCCCTTCCACGTCATCCGAATCAACAAAATGTTGTCGTGTGCTGGTGCTGATAGGTGCGTTTTGCCACGTTTCTCTCAAAACCGCAGTGTTGCGGGCACAGTTCAGTACAGGAATTGCTAGAGGGAACTAAGGTGTTGGTGTAGTTACAAGCACTGTAGTTCACTCAACTTGGGAATTATGAGCAGTAGGTACTCTTCTCCCAGGCATTGCAAATGACACGTTTTCCTCAAACTGTTACAAATGCGCGAATCTGCAATGGTTATGCAGGTGTGCAGACTTATTGGCCTCGTGTTTAGAGAAATAAGAAATTAAGTAAGCTGTAAGAACGCCTGAATTGAGAAGTACGGAGATTATAAATGTTCATGTAATGCCAACCAGTAAGAAAAGGCATAACTCTACTACGTCATTTTCGGTGCTGTGGATTTTGAATGTTGGCACCAGGAAGTTGTAAATGGGAATGCATCAACGAGGTTCTGTATGAGGCCTGTGTAATAGGATGCGAGCTCTTTTAGCTACACTACAATAGCAAACAGCGGCAAAGCAAGCTATAGACTCGGGAGCACAGTGCAGTTTTGATTTTTCATGTCATGGAATTAAATTGCAAAATGGCTCTTTACGATGATGGGGGAAGATCTAACATCTAGAGGACTGAAGCGAAGGTGTCAAGTGAGCCGGAAGTGTTTTGGTCGAGGGGCACTTGTGAACATAGTTCAGCTCGACAGGAAAGCTCAAGCGGAAATACTTTTTGCTCTTGCTTAACCTCACTTCAGTATCGTTCCTGAAATTTATTGCACGAAAACTTGTGAAGGTGGCTCATTCATAAGAGTTCCACATTCTCAATGGTGTAAATTATACCTGCCGCAGCTGCTTTGCAGTTCTGGTGTTGGGCTATTGAGGTTATCCGTTCTATATCCAGTACCGGCGGTCACATTTTGGTGTGGGCAAAACACAAGAACCTGCATGTAGATTTAGGTACACTTGAAAGCCCAGACCACTCATTGACTTGCCAACATGTGCGAGCTCTTCAATATGCGCTAGCGGCTACTCTGGTATGTTGGCTGGATGCCTTGGCAGACATTGCTTCATACTGAGCGATTGATGTGCTTGAAAAATGTGCAATATGGATTTGGCTACTATACGTGGGTGGCGCTGGTACGATACTAAGCTGCTCTTCACAAAGTGCGGCCAGACGTGCGCACTACCGCTATGCATGCACGGAGTGGCCCCAGGAGCGGCTATGCAAGCCAGTTCGAGCATCCATACTTGTCTGGAGCAGATTCCCGCGCTATGATGCGCGAGTTGTCCCACACCCTCTGTGCATGCGTAGGTGGGCAGGTGTGTGCTTGTGGTTGCCAGCAGGCGTGCGTGTAGAAACCCAGGGGGTAAGGAAAAGTTTAATCTGGAGTCCCTTCGatggcatgcctcataagcaGGTTGTTTTAATCCGGAATTTTTAGGTCCTGGAAATTTTAGTACTAGAGGAAGGCGGAGCCTGGAAGTGTCTTGGGAGTATGCCAGGTGTGTCTTGTGAGACACCCCCAAAGGTGCTTAGCAGTCAATCTGACGCCGTGTCTCTTTTCTGCCGGTTGCAGGCTGCAGACGGGGATGCGTGGTGCCTTTGGCAAGCCTCAGGGCACTGTCGCTAGGGTGCACATCGGCCAGAAGATCATGTCGGTGCGCGCTAAGGAGCAGCACAAGGAGAACGTCATCGAAGCGCTGCGTCGTGCCAAGTTCAAGTTCCCCGGCCGCCAGAAGGTTTGCTTTGCTCTCCTTTTTCCCCCCCATACCAGGGCTTCTCTCAGTAGTGCACTGGGCGAGATCGTGCGAGCATCTAGCTTTCCAAACGTTCGCTTCCACTCTAGCGATGGCACCATGCTTATGTGGGAGCACGAATTGAATGCCTCCTCAGTGATGCAGGAGGCAAAGTGAATGTTCAGAAAGTGAAACGCTCGCATGATATTGCCTTGGAGAGCCATGTGCAGTTGACTTCTTTTAATTCAATCCTCATGGGACCAGCAAAATTTTGATTATCTGGCGAGTCAAATTGAACAAGATGAAAAACGGAAAAGCAACGCACCGCTGAATTATTTGGCAGTATTTTCCAGATTGGCATGCCACCAAATAAAAAGCGTGCCCACTTTCCGTGTGTCTGAAGCACAAAACCTTCAAATAACATTAAGGGGTCGGTCCTGGGTCTGACATCAAGTTTTGTTGTAGGCTCTAGACACGAAATTTTCGGAAAATATTAAATCTTGTGTGCTGATTAGAAATGtacaattagtttttttttagtcaatccagaaaaaaatgataaatttgAAATGTAAATTGCAAAAGAATGTACTGTACCAGGAGACCTAAAGTAAGAAGGtatcttcctgaatgttcaaagtGTACAGGTTTGCATTTGAAGCTTTTAACTCTATTTTAGCTGAAGTTCACAAAATTGTAAATTTGAAACTTTGTAAATGTGTATTTTTGTTGATCTCAAGATATCGAAATGTTGCAGTGTCCCAAACTATTATATCATATCCTTTGTGCACTCACTAgcattcaagcaaaaaaaaaaaaaaaattcaagaggaTTGAATGAGTAGCAGGCTGCTCCCAAATATTACACTTTAAATATTTAAGAAAGATGTGAAAACTTGGGAGAGGAAAAATGACGTTTTATCCTATACAACCAGGTAGTTCTCTCGCAGCATTGACGGCTTGTTTTGGCAGAAACGCAAGCTGTAAAGATGCTTCTTGAAACGCGGATGTCGCGGCTATGATGTACGGTTTTGGAATGGTGAATGATGCAAAATGGGTCATCTCAACACTTTAATGGGCAAAACTGCAATCGTGGCATAACTAGTGTTTTCTTTCTCAACGACATGCCACTTTGAGCTAGTTGCCAGCAGGTGCTCCTGATATAAAGATTAGAAAAGTAATGAATGAAAAatatttcaaaaatttttttgtcTCCAAGACTTATGTGCCCCCTTAAAGCTCCTAAAAAACGTAGAAatgtaacgtgcacccaaattttTAGCAAATGGGCAAAGGTCTAACATGCGTTGTACAGTGACTGCTGGTTTCCTGGTCAACTTTGCAGCAAGATCAGTGTTATGCGATGAAGCACACAAACATGTCGAGGGTGGTTTTGGTCTCGTGTTCATTCGCACTGAACAGGCAATTTACGGCCCGATTACTTTTATTGGAAGGCTGTTCAGGTAAATACAGTCggcttccgttaattcgacccaAGGGACCTGACTACATTGACCAAAGCATCCAGTGGGTTGAGTTACACGAGACACAGAAAAAGTGCCAAAGCACACCACTGGTGTATTTGTCCAATTCTAACATGCCCCTGAAACAAATAGGCGCCCTCTTTCTACGTGTCCAAGGTAGAGTACTGATGTATGTCATGAAGCTTCTAATCAAAGTGAGAATGTAATGCGTGCCGGATTTTTCTAGCAAAATAAAGATGCGTTACACAGTGGCAACTGGTTTCCCAAAGTCTGCTTCGAAACATGGTTTTTGCTTTGCTGGAAAACATCTGTCTTGCGTGGTGAAGCGTACAAGTATCACAAAAGCAGTTTTGGTTCTGTATCGGATTGCACCACACGAGCAGCCTATAGCCCAGTTCTAAAAGAACGTCCATTTGAATATGGTAAATACTGCAATCGGACATTGAGCTACGGCTGTCGCTTGAAAATTTTTCcagggcaggccgaaaataggcgTTTTTGACGGACTACGAGTTGGTGTACAATGCATTCAGTGTCTCCTTAGCCCTGCTGATACAGTGCCAATAAAGGGGTAACCATAGGAGTCGGGTGCGTGCTTGCTGACAAACCATGTAGAATTATTctgcgaaggccaattttaggatcgcaATAATGAAAGTTTGGACCCATATACATGCATAGGCACTGGTCGGGATTGGATTACTCGGCGTCAAATTAGTGGAAGTCTGCTATACAAAGCAGTATCAAACTGAAATTTCAGTTCCGGAGTTGTTTAGGTTTCGTAAAGAAAAACGGTCTCTCGGCCGCTACCACCTTCATGCGCATTGGCATCTCTTGTCCAACTTTTCACAGTGAGTGGGCACGTCTGTCCCCACCAAAATGCCCTGCTCAAAAAGGCTGTAAAAAGCTGCTGAAGCAGGCCGAATTCTAGGAATGCAATTGCAAGCTTGCCAAAGCCACGAGGACCATGTGTCTGGGGCCGCTCAGCCCCCGCTAGTCTTGCTTGTGTTGGCGTCTTGTGCTGCAGCAATTCGCGCAGCACTTCGAATTACGTGGATGTCAGCTAAGTTGTCTGCGTACTTCTTGGTGGCTTCAGACCGAACGTTCTCACGGTTAGTGTgagttttctcgtttttttttccaaaacgtatcaacaaggttctactgcacTGGCATTTGATGAGCATTGCTTGTCTGGCCCAGCTGAAAGTTGACCAACTTATGCAGCGAAATCATGTGATGTTGAAAGACCACAAGCAGCTCTTTGTAGGTTATGGCAGCTTCTGTGATATTGATGTGCGTGTGTGTAAAGAAAATCCAGCGTTCATAAAATGAGACGGCCAGTGCTTATTTGCCTTGAAGTCCATCTGCGGAATGCCTTCTCTAGCAATCTCTTGCCTCTGCTTGCAGCAACTTGATGTTGACAGCGAGGTGTGCAGCTCGTTCTTGATCGAAGTGTGTGAGGTCCAGTTCAACTTCAGGAAACAGTCCTTCTTAGGCCCCCGGAAACTTCATCTCGGGCTGCTGCACAAGAGGGCTTCCTTCTGCTTGCTTACTGTGTACTCTTGCACACTGAACTGCTGTCCTGCAGTGCAGTCGCTGGTGGTGTTGGCAGCATCAATCACTTCTTTTAAATGTAGCCAAACGCACTGTTTTCATGCTCCTGACGTCGCAAAGCATGGTCGTCGTGAAGTGAGGATGGTTACACTGATGACTGATGAAGGTGCATGGAGCTGATAACGCCGAGCAATACCAAAACAGGAACTGCGGATTCGGGCTGAAAATTGTTGGGATCTGCATAGAGTATGGGGCAGTAATTTCACATGGTAAaatctagaaaaaaagaaaaaaacttggacTATGCATGGTATTATGGTATGCTTGAGCTTTAACAAAAGATGCCGCAAGTGAAATGAATGGCAGGGATGTAGGGTTAAAATAACTTATAAAAGTTGTGTCACAGCTTGACTTGGAGCTTGAATCCTGAGCCTTCTTTCTCAATGCCTTCTTTGCAGGTGCACGTCTCCAAGAAGTGGGGCTTCACCAAGTGGGACGCCGAGGAGTATGAGGAGATGCGTGCCGACGGCAGGCTGAAGCCAGACGGCTGCTATTGCCACTATCGTGGTGGCCACGGTCCCCTCAACAACTGGATGAAGATCCAGAGGGAGCTGCGCGGCCTCGAATAGGCACTGCCCACGACTGAGACAATAAACGGCACAACCTTGTCTTGCACTCAAGTCTGGTGGTTGCCATTCACATTGCAGCGGTTGAAGCTGTGGCTATCGAAATTTAGCTTGCTTGTTCATATCGGCGCTTCTATATTTTCCCACACAGTGACAAGCGCATTGCAAGGGTAGCTGAGATTGCGACCACTGCCATGCACAAGAGACGCCTTACTCTGTTCCATACATGGCAGgcaacactgtggaagctacgAAAAGTGGTCATAGAAGTGGCTCCACGTATTCGGCTGTACGGTCGTATTTGATCTGTGGCATTCCCTGGAGAATGCATTCATATATTACAGATATGTGTGCATGTAACTTTGTCGAGTGATTTATTGTTTGTGAATGTTTGTGGCTTCCAATAATGTAGTGTGCCATATTTTGGTTGCGAGAGCAAGTGATGCGTTGTGGCTGCTGGTTGCAGATGCATGTCACACCATTCGTTTAATAGCATATAGGTatagtcgccgaccgtttattcagacctcgtggggactgcagaaatgtccgaataaacaggtgtccgaaaaagcagacaaagaaaaaaaatccttaatttccacgcacttattcgggtttggcagtaggcttgaagaaatcgtgaatgcgccgttgcacgctgttccgtttacgcgccatcagataagcctgaatctctgagagggtcgtacggtcactataggcggctgaaagcacagtcactgcttgtgcacgctccgcatgcgacggcagcgtagcacatggtgcgtcatttTCCGACTTGGAGtcgtcgtccggcggtgcagcagaaacttGACGAATGATCTCGCAGTCACCGAGTTCTACGCATGTCAGAATGGCAGTgtgagcacctgtgaaactgttaaatgagacggtgtccggaaccaCTGCACAGGTCTGGGCAAAACACTTTCGGCGTCAGTAGGGTGCACATCGGAAAGCTACAAATCCTAggctcccggcacccgcttgccggcattccccagcgcagtctgtgcgggcactgtcggtgccattagacacttgatgcTATGTTTCCGTTTGCAGCGTTGCATCACCGCAACCTTGACacaacacacaaagcaaacatcgtCACGCCTATACCAGCAGTTGCACAAATGAAAAATGTGATGTAGTCACAGCATCATGCACGAataaacaaatcagctgctggattgtcttgacatgggaactgctgtagccacgaaccaggcagaaacgatgatgagtggggatttgcagtagcgccacttcgtggggcagcaaggaggctctgtccaaaacaaaaatggcgttcagcaagtcgaaccatgcaccggtcagggTCGGTACATGGTGCTCTCGAtagagttggctcaaggagtgcctgaaaaatcagacgagaggttgcaaggtgtgcGAACTTTCAGCAGTTATAcgttatggtctatggggagaatgacGGTGCCGctaagcagaccgaataatcgagcatgacCGAAAAATCGGTCGGCAACTGTAGAGATCCCCAATGGCTTTCATGTAATCAATGCATATTTTGCCATATGAAAATTACTTTTACATCGAATTACATGATGCATACCTACGTCATTGATCTATAGGGAGGTCTCTCTTCTAGCCTTGGCGTTTCCTGTTATGTATGTAACAGAGTACATATTGGCCCTTCAGGTGC
This genomic window contains:
- the RpL10 gene encoding large ribosomal subunit protein uL16 isoform X1, translating into MAQMGRLRCMQSYKKSTSASKMGRRPARCYRYCKNKPYPKSRFCRGVPDPKIRIFDLGRKKARVDEFPLCIHLISKEFEQISSEALEAGRICANKYLVKTCGKDAFHLRMRLHPFHVIRINKMLSCAGADRLQTGMRGAFGKPQGTVARVHIGQKIMSVRAKEQHKENVIEALRRAKFKFPGRQKVHVSKKWGFTKWDAEEYEEMRADGRLKPDGCYCHYRGGHGPLNNWMKIQRELRGLE
- the RpL10 gene encoding large ribosomal subunit protein uL16 isoform X2 gives rise to the protein MGRRPARCYRYCKNKPYPKSRFCRGVPDPKIRIFDLGRKKARVDEFPLCIHLISKEFEQISSEALEAGRICANKYLVKTCGKDAFHLRMRLHPFHVIRINKMLSCAGADRLQTGMRGAFGKPQGTVARVHIGQKIMSVRAKEQHKENVIEALRRAKFKFPGRQKVHVSKKWGFTKWDAEEYEEMRADGRLKPDGCYCHYRGGHGPLNNWMKIQRELRGLE